The region AAATGCTTAAGTAACATTCAGTATGGATTGACTCTTACCATACAAAGTACTCATTGAATgcctaaaacaaaacaaaaatcaaagataTCTTGAAATATCTAGTTTCTGTGAATTTCGTCTTTTATTCACTATGGTAAACTCGCTAGCTCTGTCCGACTTGTTCTATCCGTATATTTTTCTGCAAGCCTGCGGGGCCAGCTTAGGACCCGGACCAAGCCAACCTTCCAATCCTGCCGGTCTCCGCTTACACCATATTCCGCCACACATCATGttctctacaatattcaaataactccgAACCTGCActaatacaaacacacagaccgaaaaGAGTACCTCCGTTCTCACGGAGGTAATTGATCACTTCATATCTAAAAGTGTTCTGTATGTGATCAGTGCAAGTCAGTGTATTGGCAAATTTACTACAAAAGTTTTAGAGGTTAAAGGTAATGTGTTACCTTCATCAGATATGGGCGTCTGATGTAGTAGTGTACTTTGTACTGGTCCATCCAGACTTCTGCTACCCGCATGTTGTTCCTGCGTGACCACTGACTTAGCGTCATGTTTCCCGTGCTGAAGGTCTTCTTCAGCCCCCACACGTGACCCACGCGAGAGCACGGGAGAACCTCTATTGATCCTCCGCACATCCACGCCTGGAAAACACCGTCACGTAAGCTTCAAGACTTTAACGTTGTGGCGATATTTCAAGATGAAGGACAGTTCTTTACACATCGATACTCGACGGGCTATGAAAACAGATTCTAAAATATTCACTGTACATAAAAGCCGATCGTAATCAGAAGATAGAGCAATTGTTTATTCACGCGTCACACACTTCTTTTCTATCGTCATTTGCACACTTTCTGGTGAAGATGATAGGCTATGTTGGCTcgaaatacattatacatgtccttagtgctgattggccatcagATGGGAAGTATAATGATAAAGACTGCAAAATGTTTTTACGCGAACTACTGTCATTGTATCCAAAAATGATTTATTGACAAACTAGATGAACATTTGAAAGAGTAACATATACCTTGAACGATATCTCGAAGTGTTCCCCTCCCCAATATTCAAAACCAGGATCATACATTCCAATCTCCCAGAAGAACTGTCGATCAATGGCGAAAAGTCCTCCTAGTAACATCGGCGACCTAGCAAGGGGCGGAATTCTTAACGTTAGCGTACGCGTCGTCTTTATCTAGATGAAAAGGCCATGGACAGACACgactctactactactactattactaataCTTctactactgtcagtcagtctgGTGCAGACTAGTACATGGTAATGTGCACAATTTGAATACAGTTCTatgtttaaaagaaaaacagtttaaaAGGTTCAGAAATATGttcaaatgtttttgaaaaaattcaaTGTTCAAGACTAGTCCGTTTTCGGGGCTTTGTTTGACTGCATCGGCTGTGTACCGTCGGCAACAATCACACGAAATGCATGCGCATGCTTTCATAAAAAATGCCACTTGAAAAACTACACTCAGTCTGGATCGTTCACAACGTACTTGTATACACAGTAAGCAAAAATGACTGTCCTTTGCGTTACAATATGTTTACAAGTTTACCGGACTAGAAAGAATCACACGCACCTACCTCACGGGTTCGACCTGCTCATCCGGAGAGAGTTGAAGCCACCTCAGCGCATGCTCATGGTCAAATCCGAAACCGAGGCTCCAACCCCACGTGACCCGGAGGGTGTCGATGCCGTAATCTAATCTAAACGTGTCTCCGTGGATCCAGTCTATACCGGGAGAAACGACTGAAAAGAAAAGATAATGTGTGTTTAATTCACGCCGTGCTTAAGGAGGTTAAAAGGGAAGAAATAACACTTGACTTTGATTACATTGATATAGCTGGATATGCTAAATGTATCACTTTCAGGGCATTATCTTCCTTATTTGACCTATAAATATGCAGTTTGACATAGGGTCAGTTGATAACCTTTTGCAGCATCACAAACTTTCATTGAGCGGTAGTTAAAATGCATAAGATTTGCCGTTATTGGGCCTCTGACTGAAGTTACCCCTTAATTGAGCAATATGGCGTCGATTTGATGGCGTGCCTGGGCTGTTGCTGATAATGACTACCTGATCATGAGAATATCGACCCCACACGATAAGTGAAAGACGCCAGGTGGTCTATTTTTGGACACATTCTGAGAATGccgaccgacacacctgcacaacaggCTCTAGACTTCGCCCTGATAGGATGCAGCAGATATAGttccagaaaaggaagacactgcaaaaaacttactgagcctactgagggcagacctgaaggaaagaggtcaaggaccgttgcggtcagaaagaaacttacgggagctacggaagctcgcagcgaatcagacaaagtggaagggactgaaggaagactgaatgcggctgcaggattTTTCAACTACtgaagcagcagaaaacagtggactactacacgatagatattttagagattgggggtctggcatgaGCGAGTGTTTTTATTCAGTACTCCACGCTTTCCGTaataccttgtacatgtatacttgttGCTCACCTGTCTTTCTGTCTCTAGCTATTCTGTCCACCAGGGGTTCCAGCCACCCGGTGTTGCACTCCACGTGGGAGTCCAGGAAGGTCAGCACGTCCCCGGAAGCGATGCCGGCAGCCCGTATCCGCGCCCGCGCTAGACCCTCCCGCTGCCTGTTCCGCAGAAGCCTTATCCTAGGGAGCTGTGAAATGTAGTCCTCTAGATCCCCCTTGAGATCGTCTATATAGAAATATTGAAAATCGTttggaaaagagaaaaaagcATGAGGCGAGTCGAGGGGGCATATGGACGTAGTCATGTTTGAGATCGAATGTTTCCTTGCtgcaacgccaccatgcggcaaGGAGTAGCAGTGTTCATTACACCCAGATAATGGCAGCTAAAATGTCGGTGAAAAAAACTGACTGTTTGTGCTTGAGGAAGTTACTTTTAAAATATAAAACATAACTTAATAGGAATATTGGCTGCATAATTATAGATGGGGATTACTCATACATACGACCACAGCACAAtatacaattgtatatagtaaatgattttttttaccattattgCTGAAGTCGTCTACCAGTAGGACTTCCTGTAGAAGTGACGAGGGTGTGTTGTCCAGAATACTGTGCAGAGTGCGCTTCAATACAGACATGGCTTCGTTATGAAACACCACTATGATGCTCACTGATGGCAAGTTGGACATAAATGTCTGCTTATGGCAGCTGTAAATTAAAACAGATGAAGAAAAATGAAGGTAGGATGAAATGCAGAATTACAATGGTGCCACTCGCCAATCGCTTAAAATGATCTAAAAAAAACGGAtggtatacaatcatgtagatgATAGATTCGTTGTGGAACAATAGGGAAATCATCATCAAATGAAAACCTCGAGTGATGCCTTCTATAAATAGTTTACAATATGACTACAAATTTCATGCGAAAAGATACAGATGCTGTATTTCCAATGCCCTAAAACCTTTCCCCATACGGTCTTGTACTTTGAAGTCAGTCAACATTAATTGCTTTGGCGTACAGGGCCTAGGGTGACGGTTGCCCCCAAGGGCATACTGATCAATACATCTTCTAGAACTAAGCCCCAAGTGGCTGTACTTTGAATATAGCTTTTAACCACCGACAATTGCCACAAGTGTCTTGTTGTCTCAACACAACAGACCTTTGAACCTAATCAAATACTGGTGCAAAGTGATTCATCTTCCTATGAAGTGAACCTTTCAACCATTTAATGATTTATGCACTTATCCGTTTATCCATTACCACTGCCGTATTGAGTTGCTAGGTGTGTTGATGATCTGTATTGACAAGACCTCTGAACTACCTGTTTGTTTAAAGTTCATAGCAGTCTGTTATGCGGCAATGTTTGGTTGTTGATCAACGTTTTGTTTGCATTACAACGCAGAGAAATAGGTACGTCGGGGAATGTGCTTAGTACTATTGACTTGCAgcctgtgacacacacacactacgcCGTACAAACGTGCACAACTGCCCCATTGCCTTAGCTAGGTCCTCAGCTACCAAACTATCCAGTTGTTATTAGTAAACGGTTTGTTTGTTCTCCTGTTATCCAACCTTTATTGATACTGTATCGGACTATTTAGACTATAGCGTTAGCAGACTCGTGAAAAGTTATTACTCGTTCGCTTATCGTACCTCAAGTCTAACAGTTAAGATGTCATTTTACCTCTTTCTCGCAAATGTACAAGAGTAAAATTGCATTTCATAAGATCATAGAATATATTCACTTACCTTTCAGGCCGTGAATACGGTAATGCCCTGTGTAGGGATATCTTTCGGCTGAGGAACTCGTCCAATCCGTATTTCTCGAACAGTTCATTTCGTAGGTTTTCCTGGGCTTCGGTCAGGTTTCCGAGGTTGACCGCTACACCGTTTTCACCGGGAGAGTTGGGATCAGACGCCGGCTTGATGTGTACTGTAGGGAGGAACTGCGAGCCGTGTGTTACGGCTGATGGCTTCGGTGTATTTCGTTCCTCTTTTTCTAAAATGGCCGTTGTTTTCCGTCTAGTCTGAATTGATGTTTTGGTGGTGTGATCTTCTGAAGGTTTCAGTAGTTTTGAAGTTTTCTCGCTCCTGTGCGTCAGGTTATCGTTATTTATAAGTCCAGCTTCGAAGCTTTCCTCTAACTTTCTCGGACGAGGAGTCTCACTGTTGATTCTACGTACTTGCCTACCTTGTGATGTTACCCGTGGAATATTAGTGTTACTCATTGTGTTCAAATAAGTAGGATACTTAGTGACATGTGCAGTAGTGTTTTCACGTTTGTCGCCCGAACTACTTGTCCTTTGACCGTCCTGGTCTTTACCCTTTGCTGCGTAGTGTCCCTTTATCTCGGTGTTTGGTTTGGAAGGGTCACCGGTGCCAGGTTTACCGCTTTTCTGCTCGAGCATTTTCAGTGCCCGTGACAGCCTGTCAAGTCCAGCCATGATATCCTGTATATCATAGCCCAACGTTCCCTCAAAATTCTCTCCTCTTGAGAACATTCCATTGCGCTGAATATGTGCAAAACGCTGATTCACTTTCGGACTGGCTACTCCAGAATTTTGAGAATGAAGATAGTAAATAAAGAGGCCTGTAAAAATGAAAGAACAAGCGAGTCCCCACCTGACTGGCCCACGTGTCATCTGCCGCAGTCGCATGGTTCCTAGCTCCCGCTGGAATGAGATCCGTAACGCAGGGCTTACCCGTTTTTACTTAAATACCCCAGCCAGTATCCGCATTGTCAATCTAATCGTCGAATGCTCGAGGATATTGGCATTGCCAAGTGCAATCGGTACGTGCTTTTGATATATGCACTTCTCGCGGTCCTTTGAAGAACATTGGAATTAGTGAACTGATTAATGGAGGTGATCCGGATACTGGTCCTTTGACCTATCTTCTCACCTCGAATTGTTTGTCCCACCTCCGTGTTTGCTGTGTAAAGTTTACGTCAGGATGTGCACGCACCGTGGCTAAGGTAATACGGACATCAGGCGGGCTTGTCACTGTGCCGAGTACAAGATTACACTGTCCTGAAGCCCATAGCAGATAAGACCATATGGTGCCATCGAGTCTGTATTACCGTTTTGATGAAAATCATGACAACTCAGAAATGTCCGTTGCACATGTAACCACGAAGCAATGGCGCATAGAAAATGACCCTTGTATTATTAAACAAATAACCATCAGTGTAGTTCTCTGAAATAATGTTTTAATAGTTATAAACAGCAGTTCTCAGTCAAAGGCGAACCCAGAACGCACTTGTGCCTCACAGTGTGAATATAACATCGCATAGTTCTCTATATAGTTTTTATTGAACTGATGACACGTATAGCATTGATCATACAAACGCACAATCGCTAAATCCCTTCAGCAAACAGACTTGTTTGATATCAAATATAGGCGTATTTAGTCGTGTTCACGCCCTACCCCTTGCAGTGCTGAGAGTTAAGTAACTAACGCAACACTGGATACAATCAAAGGAATTATACTAGATAAAAAACAACACGAACCTCATGCTTAGAGATTTCAGTATCAGCACAGCAGAAATGCAGCTTGAGCATTTGATTAAAGGCACTGTGTTGGCAGGAGGGTAACATGCCACTTAGACACTTTGAATGTCAAGGAAACCTAGCGAACAAAGGTTGAAGGTCACTACAGACCCTATATCTACcgttgttaaaaaaaaacacggtaAACTAGGCACGATTGATATAGCCAAAACGTTTAAAGCCATATAAGTATCGAAACGGGCCTCGAAACGTTAGGAGATTAAACCAAGTGACACGTGTTAATGATAGGCGCGATTTCatacacatacaatgtaagaCAATGTTGATTCAGTCATACTAATGcaagcgtgcgaaaaaaagctggcaaaaaagtttttttcattatggaatctaagtggtcaggaaggttgactGGACACGCACACAGAGTACGGTGTACCgcacaatagattcttcatttttgttctttcacatcttcctctttgactttggaattgaccaTGGCATTCTACGACGTTAGTATCCAATTACCGATAATTTGtctgcaatttacggcatatatttgctcattttgcagctgctttgtacaatttacagtatggtcgaaaatattttctttagaTTGATGAACGCGTTGATGTCCTCCATTTAAAGGCAACCGacgcaatattagggtccgaaaatcGGAGTTTGAAAGTAAATCTGTTAAGTCGTTTCTattcatgattagttcaaacaacactatcacaatgtatagcgacgtccatgatgcaaaaataagaCTTCGTtataatgtgagaactcactgaaaatcgtcgctggggtttttgtaggctcgcgaaactaaggggatcatcgtatgacacgtttttgcacggttttaaaatgctcagagtatgaagttattacacaattttgctagacagtgttagtaaatgtcactaaaagaaagatttcagcattttttaaattttcatcttttggtccctaaaattgctttggttgccttaaagggaatcaacatgacctaagtAGCATCGATGTTACAATACAGTAACGTGCAGCAGCTCCTCCTCTCCGTCCGGTTCGTAAGAGCAGGCTGAAAAGGGCCTGTGGCCGTGCGTGTTGTTGTGATTCGCCAACGTGTTGTTGTTCGCCGACCTTCTCTTCATGCGAGTCTGTGGAGCAGTGTGCAAATATGAATATGCCTTACTACGGTTTTAATCAGCAcgcaaaacacacagagaaacatACAGTCATGCTAATCCTAGGAGCCATAAGTCAGCGAAAGAAATCTACATGATGGTGTATGTCGTGCCACAATCAGAGAACAGTGTATGGTCACATATCGCACATTTCCGTGTCTTT is a window of Branchiostoma lanceolatum isolate klBraLanc5 chromosome 8, klBraLanc5.hap2, whole genome shotgun sequence DNA encoding:
- the LOC136439720 gene encoding polypeptide N-acetylgalactosaminyltransferase 4-like, producing MRLRQMTRGPVRWGLACSFIFTGLFIYYLHSQNSGVASPKVNQRFAHIQRNGMFSRGENFEGTLGYDIQDIMAGLDRLSRALKMLEQKSGKPGTGDPSKPNTEIKGHYAAKGKDQDGQRTSSSGDKRENTTAHVTKYPTYLNTMSNTNIPRVTSQGRQVRRINSETPRPRKLEESFEAGLINNDNLTHRSEKTSKLLKPSEDHTTKTSIQTRRKTTAILEKEERNTPKPSAVTHGSQFLPTVHIKPASDPNSPGENGVAVNLGNLTEAQENLRNELFEKYGLDEFLSRKISLHRALPYSRPESCHKQTFMSNLPSVSIIVVFHNEAMSVLKRTLHSILDNTPSSLLQEVLLVDDFSNNDDLKGDLEDYISQLPRIRLLRNRQREGLARARIRAAGIASGDVLTFLDSHVECNTGWLEPLVDRIARDRKTVVSPGIDWIHGDTFRLDYGIDTLRVTWGWSLGFGFDHEHALRWLQLSPDEQVEPVRSPMLLGGLFAIDRQFFWEIGMYDPGFEYWGGEHFEISFKAWMCGGSIEVLPCSRVGHVWGLKKTFSTGNMTLSQWSRRNNMRVAEVWMDQYKVHYYIRRPYLMKRKFGDISGRRRLRERLECKDFRWYLDNAFPDLYIPDDIPGRYGQVRNNGTDTCLDWTTEPERKLKMFPCHHGLGPQFFELTRQNQLRDERSCLQARADGSDVILVTCGRLKDDPPPLQQWVLTNGGFLYNAATKKCLHAVPADLATGTAGKVTMRPCDLSSLQKWTIEYIWHKDLG